GGTACGGGAGATAGTGGCTTCCGGGCCGACGGGCGCGGGTGCGTTTCAGTATTGTCCGTGCTCCAATGTCATCTGTTCGCCAGCCTCAACGTGTCTGGGTCTACCGCCATCAGGCGCTCTACCTGTCTGGTATGAGAACATACGGCAAAGCGTCATTACCACCGGCCCGAGCATGCGGCAGTCGTGCTGGTGGCCTTCTGCCTCATAGCCCGCGAAGCGGGCGGCAGCCTCCAGCCACGGGTGGAGTGAAACGAAGGGGAACAAGAGCCGTGGTGCGCGGTCGAGTTGCGTCTCTTGAGCTCCCGAAGGCCGACAGAAACGATGAGCCTGCCGGGCGGTTGTGCGTTCCGGTTCAAGGGCTGCGGCCCGCGTCGCGGGCCTATCCCAGGCCCATCCTGTGCCACCGGCATCGCAAGATGAAAAGTAACGGCAGCGCCTCCTTTTCTCTGCCGTGTTCGGCCGAGGAAGGAGACGAGGCCCGGGCTCGCCCGAATCCACCTGCTTTCAGGGAACGCACCCCCGGCCGCTTTCGCTCTTGACGCTCCTGCGGGGCCGTGCTAACGTTGCCGTGTTCTGTTTGAGCGGTTGCTGAAAACGTGCGCGAACAAGTATCAAGGAGGACGGAACATAATGCCACACGTGATTGACTGCGAAGCCTGCGTGTCCTGCGGAGCCTGTGCTGAAGTCTGCCCGGTGAACGCTATCTCCGAAGGCGACGACTGCTACGTTATCGACCCCGACACCTGCACCGACTGCGACCAGTGCACCGACGAGTGCCCGGTGTCAGCGATCACCAGCGAGTAGAACCCACGCGCGCCGACGTCAAGAAGGGCCTCCCGGTTGGGAGGCCCTTTGCTTTGCACGGGGGGTGCGAGGGCGGTCTCACGGCAGGCGCTTGCGCACGGATACGACTTCGAGACGCTGGGTTCCCGCGCCAGTCTCAAACTCGGCGACTTCGCCGGGGCGCTTGCCCACGAGAGCCTGCCCCACGGGAGCGAGGTAGTTGATGATGTTCGGATCCTGAGCGCTGTCGCCCTGCCCCAGGAGCCAGAAGGTCCGTTCCTCACCGCTATCGAGGTCTCGCACAGCCACCTCGGTTCCGACGACCACGGTATCGTCCGGGAAATGCAGGTCCTCGATGGCGCGGGCGCTCTCCATGGTCTTGCGCAGGGTCCGCAGGTTGGCATCGGCAATGCCCTGGCGTTCCTTGGCATCGTGATACTCGGCGTTCTCGCTGAGGTCGCCCAGGGAGCGAGCGTGAGCAATGAGCCTGGGCAGTTCGTTGGATAAGAGGTCCTCGAGTTCCCGGATTCGCTGAAGGTTCTGCTCGTAAGTGTTGCGCGTCATCAAGATGACACCGGGGTCGAAATGGACCGCGATGGGGTCGAGCTCCTCGGTGGCGCTGTGGTCTGCCCGGAGGCGTTCGGCCACCTCTTCATGTCCCACGTAAGACAGCAGGAATACCAGGGGCTCTACTCCGGATTCGCTGCCGCTCAACCCGCGGGCGCCCCTTCGGATTCGCTCAAGGCTCTCCTCATCCAGCTCTGCCTCGCGTAACCGGGCGGCCAGTGGACCGTGGGTGTCCAGCATATCGAGGGCTGCAAGACGTAGCTTCGGAGCCGCGTTGGAGGACAGCACCCCGATGACACCGACCAGCAGGTCCCATGGCGTGAGTTCTGGGCGGTCGATCCCGCCGGCAAGCGCGAGGCGCACCAGTGCGAGGCGTGTGGCCGGCCAGCCGGTGTCTTCCAGCGCCAGTTCACGAAGGCGCTGGTCGGCTTCGTCCCCGAGACGCTCGCGGAGGGCTTCCAGGGCTCGGTGACGTACTGCCGGGAAGCGCGAGGCGATGCTGGAAATCGCCGCGGCATCCCAGTGGGCGCTCTCCAGGCCGATGGTAAGCAACTGCTCCTGCTCTTCGGCCGTCGCGCCGCCTGCCACCCCGGGTTCCTGCCTGAGTGCTCGGGTTCCGAGATCGGTCCAGAGCTCTCTGCGTTCCGGCGCCCATTTCATGAGCAGCGGGACGGCGGGGAGCACTTCGGTCGGGCTGGCCGCTTCGGCGCGCTTGATCAGCTCGGGCAGATAGGTCTCTCTCGCGCGCTCTTCGGCTTCCGGGTGGTGGCGCAACAGGCGTCCCACCAGGCTCACCGCCCCGCGCAGCCCGCTTTTTTCCGGAAGCGGGGGAAGCTCCAGGCCTTCTTCCTCGTCCGTGGGAAGACGGTAGATCTGTCGGAAGACCTGGGATGTGTCGATCCGATCGTCCTCAACCGCACAATCCCTGGCACGCTTCCACCAGGTCGACCATTCATCGTCGTGGATGACCTGCCCCGCCAGGCAGTCGCGCAGGTCGCGGACCTTCGCCTCGCCGCCCAGATCTGTCAGCGCCCGGACCAGCAGGCCCACGGGATCGTTCTCACGCTCGTGCTCGATGCGCTCGGGTTCGCTGAACCGCGCCACGCGCAGGCACTCGCTGGGCAGTGGATGAAGTGAGCGGACGGCGATCTCCAGAGCCATGCGGTGCTGGGGCTTGCGCTCGAAGTCGATGACAAGGAACTTGCCTTCGAGAGAGATGATGCGTCCAACTCCGAAACTGTGGTGCTCTACGAATGCTCCGGGACGGTAGTTGAACATCTCGCGGAACCGCGCCAGGGCCTGTTCCAGGGCGACTTCGGGGTCAGCGAGCCCGCAGTCGGTGACGAAAGACTTTATCTCCGCGGTCCCGCCCAGGGAGTTGACCAGGGATTCAACGTAGGCGCTGCGCAGGTCCTCGAACCCCGGGCGCTTGAGCAGGATGCGCTCCAGCACCTGGGTCATCTCCTGATGCAGGCCGAACCGTTCAATGTTGTCTGCGGCGAGCTCAAGGGTGGTGTCCAGCAGGTCCCGTAGACCCGCTGCGGCCATGCGTGGCAGCATCCGGACCAGTTCGCGATTGACGTCCCGACGGGGGCTCTCGAGCACTCGCAGCAGGGGCTCCTCGGCACGGTCGCCGTCTTTCTCGGCGATGTACCGCTTGAGGGCTTCGCAGGCCAGCACAGAGGCGCGGTCGGCCTGCCCGTCGCGGTCTGCGGCCTGAGCACGGAACCACAGGAGGTCGGGCGCGTTGGGGCACAGCTCTTCGGCCAGGTCCTGGTCTGCCTGCTGCCGCTCGGGGTCATCAAGTTTCGCCCAGCAAGAGATGAGCAGACGCACCACGCGATTGTCCGGCCACAAAGGCAGGGCGCGCAGCGCCAGTTCACGCGCGCCTTCCCAGTCATTCTGCCGGGCCAGTTCGCGGGCAAGCTGCACAAAACCCTTGCCTGCGTCCTCATCCTGACCATTCAGCTCCTGGTAGACCGCGGCGGTGTAAAGGCCCCGCAGGTTCTTCCCGGACTGATCCAGGGCCACCTGTGCGCGCGCCGCAAGCTTGAACAGGGCGTCCTCATCCTGCGCGCTCTCGAGGATGCTGTTGATCGCCCCGCGGTGGTCGGCGCTGAGGACCTCCGCGGGGGCAGAGGCAAGCGAGAGAATCTCGTCCAGACGGTCGATGGTCTCGGTAGTCATGCAGCAGAACCTTTCGGTAATTCGCGGGCTAGTTTCCTGTCGGGCGTCGGGTTCACGCCGGGGGACGGGGAAATAAGTATAACACATTCCCGTCGCGCGAAGTCGCCATTCTGTGAAGGGAGGGTTCGAGTCAGCGCTCCGATTTGGCGCCACACTGCGCAACGCGTGGTGTGCTCCGTTGATGATAGGGCTCTGTTTCAGCTCCGTCGAAAGGAGTGACACCCACCGTTTGACGGGATCGGGCAACCACCGTTCTCCCGCTCAGATCACCGACGGCCGCGCGTATGTACGCTCCCGTTCTGATTGGGGGCGTTCAAGGAATCGATCGATGCGCCGCAGCATGGAATCGCGCTGGTCGGGGATGCGGCCGGCAAGTTGCACGTAGATATTCCCGTGAATGGCCTCGACCTGCGTCGGGAAGCGGATGCCCTCGATGATTGACCGAAGTTCCAGCACGGTGCCCTCGGGAGTCTGAGGGGCGAACTGCCCGGCCTGCACGTCCTCCCAGAGCGGGCAGTGGGGCCCACCCTCGCTACCGAAGATCCAAAGGCGGCGGAAGCGCACGAATTCGGGCTGGACTGCGTTGAGCACCCGCAGGGTCTCGCGCACGTGCTCCTGCGACTGCTGCGCGCCGCCCAGGCCCAGGAGCACGTAGTGGGAAAGCTCGATGCCCGCCTGGCGCACCGCGAGACCGGATTCAATGAACAGCTTCGCCGATGCGCCCTTGCGATGGAAGCGCAGAAGGGCATCCGAACCGGTCTCAAGGCCGACGTGAACGCGGTCCAGACCGGCCTGATGGAGGCGGGGGAGTTGCTCCCTGCGTTTGCTGCAGGTGGATGCGCGGGCGTAGCATGTCACTCGGCTGAGTGCCGGGAAAGTCTCGCGCAGGAACCTGAGAATCTCCGCAAAGTCGTCGGGGTCAATGAACATGGGGTCGGCGTCGCCCAGGAAGGCGCTGTCCCAGTCTGAGCCCCACAGCTCCCGTGCTGCGAGAATGTCCTGTTTCACGTCCTGCACCGGGCGGATCTCGAAATGCGGCTGCCCAAAATGCCCGTAGATCCCGCAGAACTTGCAGCGGTTCCAGTTGCAGCCCCGGGTCACCCGGATCAGAAGGCTGCCGGCTTCGGTTGGCGGACGGATAATCAGCTGCTCAGGCGGTCTCATCTCCGGGCCGCGCCACCTTCCCTCACTGCCGGATCAGCCAGAAGCGATCAACCCAGACGGCCTTTGCGTTTTCAAGGTTGTTCGTGGGCGCCACCCAGATGAAGGCGTCGCCGTGCAAGGGGCCCGTGTAGAGCTCGTACGTGACCCAGCCGTCCGTGGTGATGTCCTTGCAGGCTACCGCCTTGTGAGCCAGGCTCTTGCGGTTGTCTTGATCATAGATCCCCGCGTTGAAGGCAGGGCCATCGTCTCCGGTTTTCTCCACGCGGATGCTGGCGAACACTTTATAGGTGGCATTTGTGTCCGGATCGGCGGCAGCGATGGACTGCTGGACGGCCCACTCGACGTGATTACCGGGCATCATCGCGGCCACGCCGTCGGATGCGGTCGGGTCTTCCTTGAGCATGGAGCACGTGCCCGGCCGATGTAGGCGGAACAGATTGTCCTGCAGGTCCACCCAGCGGTCTTCGGGCAGGCCTTCGGTCATCGGAGGAGGTGGCGGCTCCTTGCGGCCCAGGCTGATGGTCTGTGTTTCGAAAGCATCAATGGGTTTGCCTTCGGAAAGCTTGGTCACCTTATTGCGCCGTGCGACTTCCATGAAAGTCCTGCAGTTCTCCTCATAGTCCGCCGGGCCGGGCCAGGCAATGCCGCGTTTGCGGGCCTGCTGCTTGAAGATCGGCCAGCGCATGGCCCAGACATAGCGGATCGGCAGCCGGGCAACCTGCACGCGGTTCAACAATTCAGGATCATCGCGCACGGCGTCCTCGGCCTGGTTGAACAACGTCTCGGCGAACCCCATCAGGTCAAGGGTCAGATAGGGAGCCGCGTAGTCGCTCCAGATGCGCAGGGCGAATCCGGAGCTGAGCGCGTCATCATGCAGGTAGTTGATGTACTCGCGGATATAGGGGCCCGCCGCGCCGTAGTAACCGTTCACGAACTCGTCGATGAGTAGTTCCGGATCGCGGTACGGGTCCCACAGGAGCTTTGCGAGCATCCAGGCCTTGAGCTCCGCGAACTCGGCGCCGGGAGACTGGTAGGCGCCCTGCTCGAAGATGCCCTTGACGCCGTTTTCCACGAAAAAGCGAATGTTCGGCGCCAGTACGCGCAGGTTCGGGTGGGGCTGGATATAGTGCCCGAAGTTGGTGGTGTAGTCCCACACGTACAGGCGGTCGCAGATCTTAGACCACCCGCGGATATCGTCGCCGAAATCCTTGTTGAACTCTGAGTCAAGCGGCTGCAGGAAATTGCACTCGATGCTGCACAGGCGCACGATCACGTTGGGCAGGGGCCGCACGTGCCGAGGCGGCTTGCGGGTGTAGTGATACGCGAGGGTGTCGATGGCCACGTTGGGGTACTTCTTACCGACGCGCTCGGCCACGTAGTTCACGAAATGCAGGAGCGGGCCCGAGGGTGAGCCCTCATACTCCTCCAGCTTCATACACTCGGCGCACCTGCAGTGGTGGTCCCAGTCATTCTGGCTGAGCGAAAAGATCTCGGCATCCGGGTGAGCCTCGATCCAGCTCAGGACCTGGTTGACCGCGTAATCCTTCAGTGCCTGGTTGGTCAAGCAAAGCTGAGACCGAACGCCGGGGCCGCCGATGCGCTTGCCGTCGATCTCGCTGAACCACTCGGGATGCTCGGCGAACATGGAGTCCGGAACAAGCTTGTTGAAAGT
Above is a window of Armatimonadota bacterium DNA encoding:
- a CDS encoding radical SAM protein, with product MRPPEQLIIRPPTEAGSLLIRVTRGCNWNRCKFCGIYGHFGQPHFEIRPVQDVKQDILAARELWGSDWDSAFLGDADPMFIDPDDFAEILRFLRETFPALSRVTCYARASTCSKRREQLPRLHQAGLDRVHVGLETGSDALLRFHRKGASAKLFIESGLAVRQAGIELSHYVLLGLGGAQQSQEHVRETLRVLNAVQPEFVRFRRLWIFGSEGGPHCPLWEDVQAGQFAPQTPEGTVLELRSIIEGIRFPTQVEAIHGNIYVQLAGRIPDQRDSMLRRIDRFLERPQSERERTYARPSVI
- a CDS encoding GreA/GreB family elongation factor — its product is MTTETIDRLDEILSLASAPAEVLSADHRGAINSILESAQDEDALFKLAARAQVALDQSGKNLRGLYTAAVYQELNGQDEDAGKGFVQLARELARQNDWEGARELALRALPLWPDNRVVRLLISCWAKLDDPERQQADQDLAEELCPNAPDLLWFRAQAADRDGQADRASVLACEALKRYIAEKDGDRAEEPLLRVLESPRRDVNRELVRMLPRMAAAGLRDLLDTTLELAADNIERFGLHQEMTQVLERILLKRPGFEDLRSAYVESLVNSLGGTAEIKSFVTDCGLADPEVALEQALARFREMFNYRPGAFVEHHSFGVGRIISLEGKFLVIDFERKPQHRMALEIAVRSLHPLPSECLRVARFSEPERIEHERENDPVGLLVRALTDLGGEAKVRDLRDCLAGQVIHDDEWSTWWKRARDCAVEDDRIDTSQVFRQIYRLPTDEEEGLELPPLPEKSGLRGAVSLVGRLLRHHPEAEERARETYLPELIKRAEAASPTEVLPAVPLLMKWAPERRELWTDLGTRALRQEPGVAGGATAEEQEQLLTIGLESAHWDAAAISSIASRFPAVRHRALEALRERLGDEADQRLRELALEDTGWPATRLALVRLALAGGIDRPELTPWDLLVGVIGVLSSNAAPKLRLAALDMLDTHGPLAARLREAELDEESLERIRRGARGLSGSESGVEPLVFLLSYVGHEEVAERLRADHSATEELDPIAVHFDPGVILMTRNTYEQNLQRIRELEDLLSNELPRLIAHARSLGDLSENAEYHDAKERQGIADANLRTLRKTMESARAIEDLHFPDDTVVVGTEVAVRDLDSGEERTFWLLGQGDSAQDPNIINYLAPVGQALVGKRPGEVAEFETGAGTQRLEVVSVRKRLP
- a CDS encoding 4Fe-4S binding protein; translated protein: MPHVIDCEACVSCGACAEVCPVNAISEGDDCYVIDPDTCTDCDQCTDECPVSAITSE
- a CDS encoding DUF4838 domain-containing protein translates to MLRLIASMLALGCILTPAAAAKMTLTTDGKTAYSILIDPDASGPEQWAAGELRKFLYESTGAEFEIKKGTSVGFEPVIIVGPGKAARSLVRNIDFDKLGAEEFIIESRLPHLVLAGGRPRGTLYAVYSFLEDVVGCRWWTSTASTIPNMPTLTFQERHDRQRPILEYREPFWWDAFDGDWAVRNRANSNRAHIDEARGGKITYGGPFFVHTFNKLVPDSMFAEHPEWFSEIDGKRIGGPGVRSQLCLTNQALKDYAVNQVLSWIEAHPDAEIFSLSQNDWDHHCRCAECMKLEEYEGSPSGPLLHFVNYVAERVGKKYPNVAIDTLAYHYTRKPPRHVRPLPNVIVRLCSIECNFLQPLDSEFNKDFGDDIRGWSKICDRLYVWDYTTNFGHYIQPHPNLRVLAPNIRFFVENGVKGIFEQGAYQSPGAEFAELKAWMLAKLLWDPYRDPELLIDEFVNGYYGAAGPYIREYINYLHDDALSSGFALRIWSDYAAPYLTLDLMGFAETLFNQAEDAVRDDPELLNRVQVARLPIRYVWAMRWPIFKQQARKRGIAWPGPADYEENCRTFMEVARRNKVTKLSEGKPIDAFETQTISLGRKEPPPPPMTEGLPEDRWVDLQDNLFRLHRPGTCSMLKEDPTASDGVAAMMPGNHVEWAVQQSIAAADPDTNATYKVFASIRVEKTGDDGPAFNAGIYDQDNRKSLAHKAVACKDITTDGWVTYELYTGPLHGDAFIWVAPTNNLENAKAVWVDRFWLIRQ